One window from the genome of Bufo bufo chromosome 4, aBufBuf1.1, whole genome shotgun sequence encodes:
- the LOC120999147 gene encoding E3 SUMO-protein ligase ZBED1-like, which yields MAEVEQKEREIKNAPSFLKANIWEHFGFYEKSRKHELDKSYAVCKICHTKIKYLGNTTNLRNHVSRFHPEMLKPTTTTTTKEMNPDQPRIDAMLQSTLPPNSEKVKRITKAVAAFIAKDLRPYSVVENSGFRYLLKTIEPRYKIPSRSHFTENVIPALYHETKAKIIASMSQASRVAITCDSWTSVTTESYVTITAHYVSKDWQILSHVLQTRAIYESHTGAHLAELLSHVVEEWQLSDKSVVLVTDNASNMIVAAQVGKFPHVKCFAHTLNLASQRALKVATLSRLLGRVRRISTFFHRSTRASHCLKEKQKCLGLKNHKLITDVATRWNSAYDMVERFLEQQPAVCATLLSPEVRRGESDLCTLNETDVSNAEDAVSALKPMKDATMLMSEERNPTVSLIAPINAQLLQSMTDTMGDTPMIHEIKNSIRTDLQKRYSSEAEKKILHTASALDPRFKGLPFILTDEERLEIFKGVTEEAASLEITSDESERTQEDHQVPRRKQTLEEEDSSPIEDNHSPPSPPKKARSLLVSLLGQSFTDTEGTIEPKKTPYAKAEEEMENYYKAPPLPLTEDPLN from the exons ATGGCAGAAGTAGAACAAAAGGAACGAGAGATAAAAAATGCACCTAGCTTTTTAAAAGCAAACATCTGGGAACATTTTGGCTTTTATGAAAAAAGTAGGAAGCACGAATTGGACAAGTCATACGCTGTGTGTAAAATctgtcacacaaaaattaaatatctaGGGAATACTACTAATCTGAGAAACCACGTCAGCCGTTTTCACCCAGAAATGCTAAaacctaccaccaccaccaccaccaaggaAATGAACCCAGATCAGCCAAGAATTGATGCAATGTTACAGTCAACTTTGCCGCCCAACTCTGAAAAGGTAAAGAGAATAACAAAAGCTGTGGCAGCTTTCATAGCGAAGGACCTGCGCCCTTACTCTGTTGTGGAAAACAGTGGGTTTCGCTACCTTTTGAAGACGATAGAGCCGCGTTACAAGATCCCGTCACGAAGTCACTTTACAGAAAACGTCATACCTGCACTCTACCACGAAACCAAAGCTAagataattgcatcaatgagCCAAGCAAGTCGAGTCGCAATAACGTGTgattcctggacttcagtcacgaCAGAGTCTTATGTTACAATAACAGCACATTACGTTAGTAAGGACTGGCAGATTTTGTCGCATGTACTGCAAACGAGAGCCATTTATGAGTCTCACACGGGTGCTCATCTGGCAGAGCTACTTTCTCATGTTGTGGAAGAATGGCAGCTGTCCGATAAATCTGTAGTGCTTGTGACCGACAACGCGTCAAACATGATAGTTGCAGCTCAAGTTGGAAAATTCCCCCATGTGAAATGCTTCGCCCATACACTGAATCTTGCATCCCAGCGAGCGTTGAAAGTGGCCACTCTCTCTAGGCTTCTTGGCAGAGTACGTCGGATATCCACATTCTTTCACCGCAGCACTAGAGCAAGCCACTGTCTAAAAGAGAAACAGAAATGTCTTGGCCTGAAGAATCATAAGCTGATAACTGATGTGGCAACAAGATGGAACAGTGCATACGACATGGTCGAGAGGTTCTTGGAACAACAACCTGCAGTCTGTGCCACCTTGCTGTCTCCAGAAGTCAGAAGAGGAGAGTCCGATCTCTGCACTCTAAACGAAACAGATGTGTCAAATGCAGAGGACGCCGTGAGTGCATTAAAGCCAATGAAAGATGCAACCATGCTGATGTCAGAAGAGCGCAATCCAACAGTTTCTCTCATTGCCCCTATAAATGCACAACTTCTCCAGAGCATGACAGACACGATGGGAGACACACCCATGATCCATGAGATCAAGAATTCTATTAGAACAGATCTCCAGAAGAGGTACAGCAGTGAGGCCGAGAAGAAGATCCTTCATACAGCCTCTGCACTGGATCCTCGCTTTAAGGGACTGCCTTtcatcctcacagatgaagaaagATTGGAGATATTTAAAGGAGTCACTGAGGAAGCTGCATCCTTGGAG ATTACATCAGATGAGAGTGAGAGGACACAAGAGGATCATCAAGTGCCTAGAAGAAAACAAACTCTGGAAGAAGAGGACAGTTCACCCATCGAAGACAACCATTCTCCACCATCTCCTCCCAAAAAGGCCAGATCGCTGCTCGTGAGTTTGCTGGGACAgtctttcactgacactgaaggtACAATAGAACCCAAAAAGACCCCCTATGCCAAGGCTGAAGAGGAAATGGAAAACTATTATAAAGCCCCACCTCTGCCTCTCACTGAGGACCCTTTGAACTAG